GTGCGTGGCGCGTTTGATTTCGATCCGGGCAAATGCCGGCTCATTTTCAAGTCGGATGGCAAGGAGCTTTTCAATCAGGAGTTCATCTGGAATGACAACAGGAGATTTCATTTCCAGTTTGATGAACGATGGGCCGCGGGCGAACACACGCTCGCGTTTGAACTCCAGCCGCTGACCCCGCCGGAGAAAAAGAAGACATCCGTGGACATGCACGTCGTTTCGGTAAAGGTCCAGGGACCCCTGGACGAAAAGCATTGGACAAAGACCAGGAACTACGACCGGTTTTTCTTTAATGACGAACCGCCGCGATCACCGGACGAGCGGCGCCGATACGCGCGGGAGGTGCTGCGCCGATTTGCGACAAAAGCATTCCGCCGTCCGGCAGACGACAGAACACTGGACCGCCTTGTCGGGATCGCCGAAGAAGGCTACGGCCGGGCAGGCAAGCGTTTTGAAGAAGGCGTGGCCCAGGCGATGGTCGCGGTGTTGTCCTCGCCGCGTTTTCTTTTCCGCGTCGAGGCTGTTGAGCCGGGTGAAGCAGGCGCCGCTCACCCGTTGGTTGACGAATACGCGCTCGCTTCGCGTCTCTCTTATTTTCTCTGGTCCACCATGCCCGACGAGGAGTTGTTTCGACTCGCCGAACGCCGTGAATTGCGAACGAACCTTCGTGCGCAGGTCAAGTGGATGCTGGCGGATCCACGGTCGAACGAACTGGTCCGGAACTTCATCGGGCAGTGGCTCCAGGTGCGGGACGTGGATGGCATCAACATCAACGCGCAGGTGGTTCTGGCCGCGGACAAAGGCGAAAACAAGGACCTTGAAAAGATGCGGCAGCGCTTTCGCGAACTGCAGGCAATTCCGGAGGAACAACTGACCCCAGAGCAGAAACACGAACGCGAACAGCTGGCGGAACGGCGGCGCCAGCGCTTCAACCGGCCGGCGGTCGAGCTGGACGGGCCGCTGCGCCGCGCCATGCAGGAGGAAACGGAGATGTTTTTCGGAAATATCGTGCGCGAAGACAGGAGCGTCA
This genomic interval from Candidatus Angelobacter sp. contains the following:
- a CDS encoding DUF1592 domain-containing protein, whose product is MFNKTKQVENACVVNSGITTQWTRAAVAFLALVALCPPLFSSENPVALHFRKNVQPILVEYCYDCHGDGMNKGKVAFDGFKSDDELVGKRDLWYDVLKNLRAGLMPPQRKKQPSEEEMQRLERWIKYEAFGIDPADPDPGRVTIRRLNRIEYHNTIHDLMGHDFKADEEFPPDDTGYGFDNIGDVLTVSPLLLEKYMQAAETIVAAAVPRVSRVVPEENVSGREFSAAEGPGTGDVMTFYKEAKVSHTVRARDAGDFRIVVELNVRGAFDFDPGKCRLIFKSDGKELFNQEFIWNDNRRFHFQFDERWAAGEHTLAFELQPLTPPEKKKTSVDMHVVSVKVQGPLDEKHWTKTRNYDRFFFNDEPPRSPDERRRYAREVLRRFATKAFRRPADDRTLDRLVGIAEEGYGRAGKRFEEGVAQAMVAVLSSPRFLFRVEAVEPGEAGAAHPLVDEYALASRLSYFLWSTMPDEELFRLAERRELRTNLRAQVKWMLADPRSNELVRNFIGQWLQVRDVDGININAQVVLAADKGENKDLEKMRQRFRELQAIPEEQLTPEQKHEREQLAERRRQRFNRPAVELDGPLRRAMQEETEMFFGNIVREDRSV